Proteins co-encoded in one Cupriavidus nantongensis genomic window:
- the ubiG gene encoding bifunctional 2-polyprenyl-6-hydroxyphenol methylase/3-demethylubiquinol 3-O-methyltransferase UbiG, producing the protein MTLQSHTLHAADAASQHPPRRNADPKEIDKFSELAHRWWDPQSEFKPLHELNPLRLGWIDGIAALAGKRVVDVGCGGGILSESMARLGATVRGIDLSSKALKVADLHSLESGVAVTYEEIAAEALAAREPASVDVVTCMEMLEHVPDPASIVHACATLVRPGGHVFFSTINRNLKAYLLAIVGAEYVLNMLPRGTHDYEKFITPSELARFGRQAGLDLAEMRGMTYNPLSQVYSLGRDTDVNYLMAFRRVAA; encoded by the coding sequence ATGACGTTGCAATCGCACACCCTCCACGCAGCCGACGCCGCCAGCCAGCACCCGCCGCGCCGGAATGCCGACCCCAAGGAAATCGACAAGTTCAGCGAACTGGCCCACCGCTGGTGGGATCCGCAGAGCGAGTTCAAGCCGCTGCATGAGCTGAACCCGCTGCGCCTGGGCTGGATCGATGGCATCGCCGCACTGGCGGGCAAGCGGGTGGTCGACGTGGGCTGTGGCGGCGGCATCCTGTCCGAGAGCATGGCGCGCCTCGGCGCCACCGTGCGCGGCATCGATCTCTCCAGCAAGGCGCTGAAGGTGGCCGACCTGCACAGCCTCGAGTCCGGCGTTGCCGTGACCTACGAGGAGATCGCCGCCGAAGCGCTGGCCGCGCGCGAGCCGGCCAGCGTGGATGTGGTCACTTGCATGGAGATGCTGGAACACGTGCCGGACCCGGCTTCGATCGTGCACGCGTGCGCGACGCTGGTCCGTCCGGGCGGCCATGTGTTCTTCTCGACCATCAACCGCAACCTGAAGGCCTACCTGCTGGCCATCGTCGGCGCCGAATACGTGCTCAACATGCTGCCGCGCGGCACCCACGACTACGAGAAGTTCATCACGCCCTCGGAGCTGGCCCGCTTCGGGCGCCAGGCCGGGCTGGACCTGGCCGAGATGCGCGGCATGACCTACAACCCGCTGTCGCAGGTCTATAGCCTGGGCCGCGACACGGACGTGAACTACCTGATGGCATTCCGCCGGGTGGCCGCATGA
- the ompA gene encoding outer membrane protein OmpA translates to MKKFAKLALVAATAVMAASAQAQSVPYEKKAVNDNWGNGTSEYVWKNGTNELCWRDSSWTPATANALCDGALAPAVAAPAPAPVAPPVVSSEKVTFAADTLFDFDKAVLKPEGKAKLDDLVSKLQGITLEVIIAVGHTDSFGSDKYNDRLSIRRAESVKAYLVSKGVEANRVYTEGKGKRQLKVDPKSCKGNRKAQIACQQPNRRVEVEVVGTRSAR, encoded by the coding sequence ATGAAAAAATTTGCCAAGCTCGCGCTCGTTGCAGCTACCGCAGTAATGGCTGCATCCGCTCAAGCTCAGTCCGTCCCTTATGAAAAGAAGGCAGTGAACGACAACTGGGGCAACGGTACGAGCGAGTACGTGTGGAAGAATGGCACGAACGAGCTCTGCTGGCGCGACAGCTCCTGGACCCCGGCCACGGCCAACGCGCTGTGCGACGGCGCCCTGGCCCCGGCCGTAGCAGCCCCGGCTCCGGCTCCGGTGGCTCCGCCGGTTGTCTCGAGCGAGAAGGTCACTTTCGCTGCTGACACGCTGTTCGACTTCGACAAGGCTGTGCTGAAGCCCGAAGGCAAGGCCAAGCTGGACGACCTGGTCTCGAAGCTGCAAGGCATCACCCTGGAAGTCATCATCGCCGTTGGCCACACCGACTCCTTCGGCTCGGACAAGTACAACGATCGCCTGTCGATCCGCCGCGCTGAATCGGTCAAGGCTTACCTGGTGAGCAAGGGCGTCGAAGCCAACCGCGTCTACACCGAAGGCAAGGGCAAGCGCCAGCTGAAGGTTGACCCGAAGTCGTGCAAGGGCAACCGCAAGGCGCAGATCGCCTGCCAGCAGCCGAACCGCCGCGTGGAAGTCGAAGTGGTCGGCACCCGCAGCGCACGTTAA
- the gph gene encoding phosphoglycolate phosphatase (PGP is an essential enzyme in the glycolate salvage pathway in higher organisms (photorespiration in plants). Phosphoglycolate results from the oxidase activity of RubisCO in the Calvin cycle when concentrations of carbon dioxide are low relative to oxygen. This enzyme is a member of the Haloacid Dehalogenase (HAD) superfamily of aspartate-nucleophile hydrolase enzymes (PF00702).), whose product MSAAIAGVFFDLDGTLADTAPDLAAAANRLVVERGRPPVAYDKLRPVASHGARGLLGAAFGLRPEDAEFPALRDIFLDYYEADIAVHTRLFDGMPQVLAALEAAGIPWGIVTNKIARFTVPLVAAIGLAPRASAVVSGDTTPHAKPHPAPLLHAAASAGVDPSRCVYVGDDLRDIQAGKAAGMITVTAAYGYCGDGDPPEAWGADHLIRHPAELIPLLVPAAIA is encoded by the coding sequence ATGAGCGCGGCCATCGCAGGAGTTTTCTTCGACCTCGACGGCACCCTGGCCGACACCGCGCCGGACCTGGCCGCGGCGGCGAACCGGCTGGTGGTCGAGCGCGGCCGCCCGCCGGTGGCCTATGACAAGCTGCGCCCCGTGGCCTCGCATGGCGCGCGCGGACTGCTCGGCGCCGCGTTCGGCTTGCGCCCGGAGGACGCCGAATTTCCGGCCCTGCGCGATATCTTCCTGGATTACTACGAGGCCGACATCGCGGTGCACACGCGCCTGTTCGACGGCATGCCGCAGGTGCTGGCCGCGCTCGAGGCGGCGGGCATCCCGTGGGGCATCGTCACCAACAAGATCGCGCGCTTCACGGTACCGCTGGTCGCCGCGATCGGCCTGGCGCCCCGCGCCAGCGCCGTGGTCAGCGGCGACACCACGCCGCACGCCAAGCCCCACCCCGCCCCGCTGCTGCATGCTGCCGCAAGTGCAGGGGTCGACCCGAGCCGCTGCGTCTATGTCGGCGACGACCTGCGCGACATCCAGGCCGGCAAGGCCGCCGGCATGATCACCGTGACCGCCGCCTATGGCTACTGCGGCGACGGCGACCCGCCCGAGGCCTGGGGCGCCGACCACCTGATCCGCCACCCGGCGGAGCTGATCCCGCTGCTGGTGCCCGCCGCGATCGCCTGA
- a CDS encoding fimbrial protein has protein sequence MNRTRLFHLLRRLLVVVACFVAPHLAHAKCTATPSLPYDQTLDSMAIAVNLAEGSTIPGTVRSYQFSGSCTNVEPWVVPGAPIVSCYYGSGTEVKPGVYSTGVAGVGIRLRNAAGQPMTNAVGVWCDTRAANLGHLNADLTYSVSVTVEFVKTGPISTGNLDPAQTRFGFGVYNGSLDGALSGTGNRDNYIGFSGTIATREISCSVFAPPTVSLPAVSAKTLATQGSGGNTPFAIQLSCNSAAIVGITLDAASGTPVMSAASGILGLSNAGASDAAGNTGVQIMNASGTAPVPLQVRNAMGSIQANVPATYRFGARYARFGGTPAPGNVSSSMVFTLDYQ, from the coding sequence ATGAACCGAACCCGACTGTTCCATCTCCTGCGCCGCTTGCTGGTCGTGGTGGCGTGCTTCGTGGCACCGCACCTGGCCCATGCGAAGTGCACCGCCACGCCGTCGCTGCCCTATGACCAGACCCTCGACAGCATGGCCATCGCAGTCAACCTTGCCGAGGGCAGCACGATTCCCGGAACGGTGCGCAGCTATCAGTTCAGCGGCAGCTGCACCAACGTGGAGCCCTGGGTGGTGCCTGGCGCCCCGATCGTCTCCTGCTACTACGGCTCCGGTACCGAAGTGAAGCCAGGTGTCTATTCCACCGGCGTTGCGGGCGTCGGCATCCGTCTGCGCAATGCCGCCGGCCAGCCGATGACCAATGCGGTGGGCGTCTGGTGCGACACCCGCGCGGCCAACCTGGGCCACCTCAATGCCGACCTGACCTATTCCGTGTCGGTGACGGTCGAGTTCGTCAAGACCGGACCGATTTCGACCGGCAACCTCGACCCCGCGCAGACCCGCTTTGGCTTCGGCGTCTATAACGGGTCGCTGGATGGCGCGCTGAGCGGCACGGGCAACCGCGACAACTACATCGGCTTTTCCGGCACCATCGCAACGCGCGAAATCTCCTGCAGTGTGTTCGCGCCCCCCACCGTAAGCCTGCCTGCGGTCAGCGCCAAGACGCTTGCCACGCAAGGCTCCGGCGGCAACACGCCGTTCGCCATCCAGCTGAGCTGCAACAGCGCGGCCATCGTCGGTATCACGCTCGACGCTGCCTCCGGCACGCCGGTGATGTCGGCCGCGTCCGGCATCCTCGGCCTGAGCAACGCCGGCGCCTCGGACGCGGCGGGCAACACGGGCGTGCAGATCATGAATGCCAGCGGCACCGCGCCGGTGCCGCTGCAGGTGCGCAATGCCATGGGCAGCATCCAGGCCAACGTACCCGCCACCTATCGGTTCGGCGCCCGCTATGCCCGCTTTGGCGGCACCCCTGCGCCGGGTAACGT